Proteins encoded together in one Chloroflexota bacterium window:
- a CDS encoding flagellar hook-basal body complex protein — protein sequence MWSSLRTAVSGMLAQQRALDVAADNLTKMQIPGSKSQRVSFIELAPELRYLGVADGEGNVQADARESGRGVTVAANLQNLSQGMFMATGEPLDVAIDGDGFFEVTMPNGQNAYTRGGSLHMDSEGRLMTVTGSALSPEVRVPLDSASVEIQPDGSVLAVSTEGIRQNVGKLKIVRFENPEGLLQIGQNLLLPSTASGLPLEGQAGDPGVGVLVSGIIESSNIDPREEYLRVVQAQRAYELNVRAMKTVDEMLQDANNLRRS from the coding sequence ATGTGGTCATCGCTCCGAACGGCCGTCTCCGGGATGCTCGCGCAGCAGCGCGCGCTCGACGTGGCTGCCGACAACCTCACCAAGATGCAGATCCCCGGCAGCAAGAGCCAGCGCGTCTCGTTCATCGAGCTGGCCCCCGAGCTGCGCTACCTGGGCGTCGCGGACGGCGAAGGCAACGTCCAGGCCGACGCCCGTGAGAGCGGCCGGGGCGTGACCGTCGCCGCCAACCTCCAGAACCTGAGCCAGGGCATGTTCATGGCGACGGGTGAGCCGCTGGACGTCGCCATTGACGGCGACGGCTTCTTCGAAGTCACCATGCCGAACGGGCAGAACGCCTACACGCGCGGCGGCTCGCTCCACATGGACAGCGAAGGCCGCCTGATGACCGTCACTGGCTCCGCCCTCTCCCCCGAGGTTCGCGTGCCGCTGGACAGTGCCTCCGTCGAGATCCAGCCGGACGGCTCGGTTCTCGCCGTCTCGACGGAGGGCATCCGACAGAACGTCGGCAAGCTCAAGATCGTCCGCTTCGAGAACCCCGAGGGGCTGCTCCAGATCGGGCAGAACCTCTTGCTCCCGTCTACCGCCTCCGGCCTGCCGCTCGAGGGCCAGGCCGGCGACCCCGGCGTCGGCGTGCTGGTGAGCGGGATCATCGAGTCGTCAAACATCGATCCACGAGAAGAGTATCTGCGGGTCGTGCAGGCCCAGCGCGCCTACGAGCTGAACGTGCGGGCCATGAAGACGGTCGATGAGATGCTGCAGGACGCCAACAACCTGCGGCGGTCATAG
- a CDS encoding flagellar assembly protein FliW translates to MSAMMMTPTTLPAAAPATFEIRTTRYGEMETIEISETDVIAFPEGVPGFERHQRFALIEDQKLAPFAWLQSLHDPLVGFLVIEPGLLVTDYAFDIADPDAELLQLSDPSEARVLSILVVPEDVRAMTANLQAPLILNPVKRIAKQVILTDERFPLRYPVFGGPGTVERSPGRRRAC, encoded by the coding sequence ATGAGTGCAATGATGATGACGCCAACCACCCTCCCGGCAGCTGCTCCAGCGACGTTCGAGATCCGCACCACGCGGTACGGCGAGATGGAGACCATCGAGATCTCCGAGACCGACGTCATCGCTTTCCCCGAGGGGGTGCCGGGCTTCGAGCGACACCAGCGGTTCGCCTTGATCGAAGACCAGAAGCTCGCCCCGTTCGCGTGGCTCCAGTCCCTGCACGATCCGCTCGTCGGGTTCCTGGTGATCGAGCCGGGGCTGCTGGTGACCGACTACGCCTTCGACATCGCCGATCCGGACGCCGAGCTGCTCCAGCTCAGCGACCCTTCCGAGGCTCGGGTGCTCTCGATCCTGGTGGTCCCCGAAGACGTCCGCGCGATGACGGCGAATCTCCAGGCGCCCTTGATTCTCAACCCGGTGAAGCGCATCGCCAAGCAGGTCATCCTGACGGATGAGCGCTTCCCGCTCAGGTATCCCGTGTTCGGCGGCCCTGGGACCGTCGAGCGCAGCCCTGGGAGGCGACGAGCATGCTAG
- a CDS encoding FliA/WhiG family RNA polymerase sigma factor, with product MTQTTADLEELWTTFCATRDSALRERMIVQYAPLVKYVVGRMAVSMPGVLGSEDIIGYGTVGLIQAVDRYDPTVGVKFETYAIRRIKGAILDAIRSLQQLSRDASKRARDLDHAYDELLQQHGRMPTNRELARHMGISNEELNQAMVDASLSVVSLSNPSGGDAGSEGDRPSLLEQIADEDTPGVEMQVERQQLYEALVQAIQALSERDRLVINLYYYEELTLKEISEVLGVSTSRVSQLHAAAVFKLRAALRANIAQPVAA from the coding sequence GTGACGCAGACAACCGCTGACCTCGAAGAGCTGTGGACAACCTTCTGCGCCACCCGGGACTCGGCCCTTCGTGAGCGCATGATCGTCCAGTACGCGCCGCTCGTGAAGTACGTTGTCGGCCGGATGGCCGTCAGCATGCCGGGTGTGCTTGGCTCCGAGGACATCATCGGGTACGGCACCGTCGGGCTGATCCAGGCCGTTGACCGCTACGACCCGACGGTCGGCGTCAAGTTCGAGACCTACGCGATTCGCCGCATCAAGGGCGCGATCCTCGATGCGATCCGGAGCCTCCAGCAGCTCTCGCGGGATGCCTCCAAGCGGGCGCGCGATCTCGACCACGCCTACGACGAGCTGCTGCAGCAGCATGGCCGCATGCCCACGAACCGTGAGCTGGCTCGGCACATGGGCATCAGCAACGAGGAGCTGAATCAGGCGATGGTGGACGCCAGTCTCTCCGTCGTCTCGCTCAGCAACCCGTCCGGCGGCGACGCTGGCAGCGAGGGGGACCGCCCCTCCCTGCTGGAACAGATCGCCGACGAGGACACCCCCGGCGTGGAGATGCAAGTCGAGCGGCAACAGCTGTACGAGGCGCTCGTGCAGGCCATCCAGGCCCTCTCCGAGCGCGACCGGTTGGTCATAAACCTGTACTACTATGAGGAGTTGACGCTCAAGGAAATCAGCGAAGTGCTGGGAGTGTCAACATCGCGCGTCAGCCAGCTGCATGCCGCGGCCGTCTTCAAGCTGCGGGCCGCCCTGCGCGCGAACATCGCCCAGCCGGTTGCGGCATGA
- the flgL gene encoding flagellar hook-associated protein FlgL: MRITHGMVSDTSIRNLRNNLDRLESLHNEISTGKKLSRPSDDPAAVARTLTYNGDIAAGEAYLRTIDSSTTWLNATDDALSEAGDLLQRARELAVEGANGTLTQADMATIGSEVDHLLKQMIVTGNASLRGQRLFAGELINADPFQASGTTPGFTYVGDTGTMEREYDLNAYVTINTPGQATLGPAITALFDLKNHLNAGDSATVGGADLTAIDNALQTLMSARAEIGAKTNRLEAAQGRHELLQVNLQDLRSKSEDADLVEAVSKFSVQETVYKASLEVSGRAIQPSLLDYLR, encoded by the coding sequence ATGCGAATCACCCACGGTATGGTGTCCGACACCAGCATCAGGAATCTTCGCAACAACCTGGACCGGCTGGAGTCGCTGCACAACGAGATCTCGACAGGCAAGAAGCTCTCGCGCCCATCTGACGATCCGGCGGCGGTGGCGCGGACGCTGACGTACAACGGCGACATCGCCGCTGGCGAAGCGTACCTCCGCACCATCGACTCGTCCACCACCTGGCTCAACGCCACAGACGACGCCCTCTCTGAGGCCGGCGACCTGCTCCAGCGGGCGCGCGAGCTGGCCGTCGAGGGTGCGAACGGCACGCTGACCCAGGCTGACATGGCTACCATCGGCTCCGAAGTCGATCACCTGCTCAAGCAGATGATCGTCACGGGCAACGCCTCGCTGCGCGGCCAGCGGCTCTTCGCTGGTGAGTTGATCAACGCTGACCCGTTCCAGGCCTCGGGGACCACCCCCGGCTTCACCTACGTCGGCGACACCGGCACCATGGAGCGGGAGTACGACCTCAACGCCTACGTGACCATCAACACGCCCGGCCAGGCCACGCTCGGCCCGGCGATCACGGCCCTCTTCGACCTGAAGAACCATCTGAACGCTGGCGACTCGGCGACGGTCGGCGGGGCGGACCTCACGGCCATCGACAACGCGCTGCAGACGCTCATGTCGGCGCGCGCGGAGATCGGCGCGAAGACCAACCGCCTGGAGGCCGCCCAGGGCCGCCACGAGCTGCTGCAGGTGAACTTGCAGGATCTGCGGTCCAAGTCTGAAGACGCCGACCTCGTGGAGGCCGTCAGCAAGTTCTCCGTACAGGAGACCGTCTACAAAGCCTCGCTTGAAGTTTCGGGAAGGGCGATCCAGCCTAGCCTGCTGGACTATCTGCGGTGA
- the flgM gene encoding flagellar biosynthesis anti-sigma factor FlgM yields the protein MDIERINQRQNDPAVNSHLAARRAERLAQETAPKADAERVRPASDTVEISDRSRELARARQAVDEAPEVRAERVADIKKRIEDGTYSVSPQMLARKLLEGSDV from the coding sequence ATGGACATCGAACGGATCAATCAGCGCCAGAACGACCCAGCGGTCAACAGCCACCTGGCTGCCCGCCGGGCTGAGCGACTCGCACAGGAGACCGCCCCGAAGGCAGACGCCGAGCGCGTGCGCCCGGCCTCGGACACGGTGGAGATCTCCGATCGCTCCCGCGAGCTGGCACGTGCGCGGCAGGCAGTTGACGAGGCTCCGGAGGTTCGTGCGGAGCGGGTTGCCGATATCAAGAAGCGCATCGAGGATGGGACGTACTCCGTCTCGCCGCAGATGCTCGCGCGCAAGCTGCTCGAAGGCTCGGACGTCTAG
- the flgN gene encoding flagellar export chaperone FlgN gives MATETGGAAFRLAELEAVLTPLMPALERLQQAQREQRQVVVTGDLGAIVVTTTVIEESSARIALLEGRRQVIQNDLEAELGVQGLRSVLQAADIAPSERVRLGQMLTKIARLVRELREQGARNAELLSAAIDVAHRTRRIVERRSGADSIYDPVKARRQLAARRGYAGFTNPASTELRGQRPAQSDQDGTPESPAH, from the coding sequence ATGGCCACCGAGACGGGCGGCGCAGCCTTCCGGCTTGCCGAGCTGGAAGCGGTCCTGACCCCCCTGATGCCGGCGCTCGAACGCCTGCAGCAGGCCCAGCGCGAGCAGCGCCAGGTGGTCGTGACCGGCGACCTGGGCGCCATCGTCGTCACCACCACGGTCATCGAGGAGAGCAGCGCCCGGATCGCCCTGCTCGAAGGGCGTCGGCAGGTCATCCAGAACGATCTCGAAGCCGAGCTCGGCGTGCAGGGGCTGCGGTCCGTCCTCCAGGCGGCCGACATCGCCCCGTCGGAGCGCGTGCGGCTGGGCCAGATGCTCACCAAGATCGCCCGGCTCGTCCGCGAGCTGCGCGAGCAGGGCGCGCGCAACGCCGAGCTGCTGAGCGCCGCCATCGATGTCGCCCATCGTACACGGAGGATCGTCGAGCGCCGCAGTGGCGCTGACAGCATCTATGACCCGGTGAAGGCTCGCCGCCAGCTGGCGGCCCGGCGTGGATACGCTGGCTTCACCAACCCGGCGTCCACCGAGCTGCGCGGCCAGCGGCCAGCACAGTCGGATCAGGATGGGACGCCGGAGTCGCCCGCGCACTAG
- the csrA gene encoding carbon storage regulator CsrA translates to MLVLSRRPGQSILIGKDIEIVVLGSDGVQVRVGIRAPREVTVLRRELLKQVEEENRRASTGTPGVSLESLGAALGQFAGELSPKGANGPPAGEPASPSPVKSRKMPRAGAA, encoded by the coding sequence ATGCTAGTCCTCAGTCGGCGACCAGGACAGAGCATCCTGATCGGCAAGGATATCGAGATCGTTGTGCTCGGGTCGGATGGCGTGCAGGTGCGCGTCGGCATCCGCGCCCCGCGCGAAGTCACGGTGCTCAGACGCGAGCTGCTGAAACAAGTCGAAGAGGAGAACCGGCGGGCCTCGACCGGCACGCCAGGGGTCTCGCTGGAGAGTCTGGGCGCGGCGCTCGGACAGTTCGCAGGCGAGCTCTCGCCGAAGGGCGCGAACGGCCCGCCGGCCGGTGAGCCAGCCTCCCCATCGCCGGTCAAGTCGCGCAAGATGCCGCGCGCAGGGGCGGCCTGA
- the flgF gene encoding flagellar basal-body rod protein FlgF, producing the protein MIRGLYTAASGMLASMRRMEFVTNNLANAQTVGFKQDRSGLSTFDEVMVLQNGVVAPPGNSQLGELGMASIAEEPMIDFTQGALQDTGRALDMAIEGPGFFTVRAPDGIRYTRDGGFTRDASGRLTTSEGHLVLGTDGNPITIPGGRLTVDTTGAMRVEGQVIGQLAMVEFSLDQPLKKVGSNQFAPRIDGDQPTPSAASAVHQNFIEVSNVDMAGAQTTMLELQRAYQAGQRLMQYQDELLGRAVNEIAKPV; encoded by the coding sequence GTGATTCGGGGACTGTACACGGCCGCCTCGGGGATGCTTGCCTCGATGCGGCGCATGGAGTTCGTGACCAACAACCTGGCGAACGCGCAGACGGTCGGCTTCAAGCAGGACCGCTCCGGGCTTTCGACGTTCGACGAGGTGATGGTCCTCCAGAACGGTGTCGTCGCGCCGCCTGGCAACTCGCAGCTTGGCGAGCTGGGCATGGCGTCCATCGCCGAAGAGCCGATGATCGACTTCACGCAGGGGGCGCTCCAGGATACCGGCCGCGCCCTCGACATGGCGATTGAGGGGCCGGGCTTCTTCACCGTCCGCGCCCCGGACGGCATCCGCTACACCCGCGACGGTGGCTTCACGCGGGATGCCAGCGGTCGCCTGACCACCAGCGAAGGCCACCTCGTGCTGGGCACGGACGGCAACCCGATCACCATTCCCGGCGGCCGGCTGACCGTGGACACGACCGGCGCGATGCGCGTCGAGGGACAGGTGATCGGTCAGCTTGCGATGGTCGAGTTCAGCCTGGATCAGCCGCTCAAGAAGGTCGGCAGCAACCAGTTCGCGCCGCGCATCGACGGCGATCAGCCCACGCCGTCTGCCGCCTCGGCCGTTCACCAGAACTTCATCGAAGTCTCAAACGTGGACATGGCCGGCGCGCAGACCACCATGCTCGAGCTGCAGCGGGCCTACCAGGCCGGGCAGCGGCTCATGCAGTACCAGGACGAGCTTCTCGGGCGGGCCGTCAACGAGATCGCGAAGCCGGTCTAG
- the flgK gene encoding flagellar hook-associated protein FlgK, which translates to MSSAFFGLDLALRALQAQQMGLDVTNHNVANANTEGYSRQNVQLVTTEPYTAPGMNRPATAGQLGTGVIAADVTRARNQFLDNQYRTELGGLKNAQARQDALEQVEVTLDEPQGVGLNNLFNEYYKVLNELASDPSDLPVRTAVVQQAISLTDAFNRTATQLAGIRGVLDGEIQNDITKINDITSQILQLNQNIVQVEVTGQTANDFRDRRDLLVDRLSELVNVTVSENADGSMNVLMGAQVLVNAATSKTDLFAVPNAGNGNYVDITYGSGGPAATLGTAEISGKLTARDTNVPSYQSQLDTIAANLISAVNTVHATGFDQNGNAGVAFFTGTNAATITVNAAIMADPKLIAASDTAGATGNNETILDLVALRSSMSPPLAVGTSTSESAYNALVAGLGTDSQSASNQTDTQQALVDLLSRRRQSLTGVSLDEEATNLLRYQRAYEAAARVMTAYDELLDKLINATGIVGR; encoded by the coding sequence ATGTCCAGCGCATTCTTTGGGCTCGACCTCGCCCTTCGCGCGTTGCAGGCTCAGCAGATGGGCCTCGACGTCACCAACCACAACGTCGCCAACGCGAACACCGAGGGCTACAGCCGACAGAACGTCCAACTGGTCACCACCGAACCGTACACCGCGCCGGGCATGAACCGTCCTGCGACCGCCGGCCAGCTTGGCACCGGCGTCATCGCCGCGGACGTCACCCGGGCGCGCAACCAGTTTCTGGACAACCAGTACCGCACTGAGCTGGGCGGCCTCAAGAACGCCCAGGCCCGCCAGGATGCGCTGGAACAGGTCGAAGTCACGCTGGACGAGCCGCAAGGCGTCGGCCTGAACAACCTCTTCAACGAGTACTACAAGGTGCTCAACGAGCTGGCAAGCGATCCCAGCGATCTGCCGGTCCGCACCGCGGTGGTGCAGCAGGCGATCTCGCTGACCGATGCGTTCAACCGCACCGCCACCCAGCTCGCGGGCATCCGCGGAGTCCTCGACGGCGAGATCCAGAACGACATCACCAAGATCAACGACATCACCTCCCAGATCCTCCAGCTCAACCAGAACATCGTCCAGGTCGAAGTGACCGGCCAGACCGCGAACGACTTCCGCGACCGCCGTGATCTCCTGGTCGATCGGCTCTCGGAGCTGGTGAACGTGACCGTCAGCGAGAACGCCGACGGCTCGATGAACGTCCTGATGGGCGCGCAGGTGCTGGTCAACGCTGCGACCAGCAAGACCGACCTCTTCGCCGTGCCGAACGCCGGCAACGGCAACTACGTGGACATCACCTACGGCAGCGGCGGCCCTGCCGCGACGCTTGGCACGGCTGAGATCTCCGGCAAGCTGACCGCCCGCGACACCAACGTGCCCAGCTACCAGTCACAGCTGGACACCATCGCCGCCAACCTGATCTCGGCGGTCAACACGGTCCACGCCACCGGCTTCGATCAGAACGGCAACGCGGGCGTGGCCTTCTTCACGGGCACGAACGCGGCGACCATCACGGTCAACGCCGCCATCATGGCAGACCCGAAGCTGATCGCGGCCTCGGACACCGCCGGCGCGACGGGCAACAACGAGACCATCCTCGACCTCGTGGCGCTGCGCTCGTCGATGTCGCCGCCGCTGGCCGTTGGCACCTCCACCTCGGAATCGGCGTACAACGCCCTGGTTGCCGGCCTGGGCACGGACTCTCAGAGCGCCTCCAACCAGACGGACACGCAGCAGGCCCTGGTGGACCTGCTCTCGCGCCGCCGCCAGTCCCTGACCGGCGTCTCGCTGGACGAGGAGGCGACCAACCTGCTGCGCTACCAGCGGGCATACGAAGCGGCTGCCCGCGTCATGACCGCCTACGACGAGCTGCTCGACAAGCTGATCAACGCGACGGGCATCGTCGGTCGCTAG
- the dcm gene encoding DNA (cytosine-5-)-methyltransferase — protein sequence MPYQITEERREAYRQSSKTALRAKYAALRGDGPAPLHAVNTPRLRPEDLMPMRVSNGLRVLSLFSGGGGLDLGFERAGFEHVASFDVLEICGRTLLQNRPSWTVCAGEQGDVRRVDWSAYSESVDVLHGGPPCQPFSTAGRQQGHLDDRDMWPEMIRAIKTVKPRAFIAENVPGLLTAKFSSYVQDHILAPLSGYRVFRFKLHAPMFGVPQSRQRVFFVGFADNVASSRFREPAATHYFSHLTNRQAETIDLFSFADARSRCMGVREALGLHDIGTDSLAPTLRSGFTGPRNSTSILNSVAGQRAWEALEIWPNGVALSRESASAFVAKNGHFRLAVQDCAIIQGFPESWCFAGGVYQVLGQIGNSVAPPMAYRVACAVADALL from the coding sequence GTGCCGTACCAAATCACCGAAGAGCGACGTGAAGCCTACAGGCAGAGTTCCAAAACTGCCCTACGGGCCAAGTACGCAGCGCTTCGTGGCGACGGACCAGCGCCGCTGCATGCCGTAAATACGCCTCGCCTGCGACCTGAGGATCTGATGCCCATGCGGGTTTCCAACGGTCTGCGGGTCCTGTCCTTGTTCAGTGGTGGCGGTGGGCTGGATCTCGGCTTCGAGCGGGCAGGCTTCGAGCACGTTGCATCATTCGATGTGCTTGAGATCTGTGGACGAACTCTGCTCCAGAATCGACCATCTTGGACGGTGTGCGCTGGCGAGCAAGGCGATGTCCGCCGGGTCGATTGGTCAGCCTATTCAGAATCCGTGGATGTCTTGCACGGCGGCCCCCCATGCCAGCCCTTTTCCACGGCAGGTCGCCAGCAGGGCCACCTTGATGACCGAGACATGTGGCCTGAGATGATTCGGGCCATCAAGACGGTCAAGCCTCGGGCGTTCATTGCCGAGAATGTCCCTGGCCTATTGACCGCCAAATTCTCCTCATACGTTCAGGATCATATTCTGGCGCCGCTCAGCGGATACCGCGTCTTTCGGTTCAAGCTCCATGCACCGATGTTTGGCGTCCCACAGTCTCGTCAACGGGTGTTCTTTGTTGGATTCGCTGATAACGTTGCATCCTCCCGATTTCGCGAGCCTGCGGCAACCCATTACTTCAGTCACCTGACCAATCGCCAGGCCGAGACGATAGATCTGTTTTCGTTTGCAGATGCTAGATCCAGGTGCATGGGAGTTCGTGAAGCTCTCGGACTCCATGACATTGGCACTGACAGCCTTGCGCCCACCCTGCGAAGCGGCTTCACCGGCCCACGGAACTCTACGTCAATTCTGAACAGCGTGGCGGGTCAGCGCGCCTGGGAAGCCCTAGAGATCTGGCCGAACGGAGTTGCTCTAAGCAGGGAAAGCGCCTCGGCTTTCGTTGCAAAGAATGGACACTTCCGCCTCGCCGTTCAAGATTGCGCCATCATTCAAGGATTTCCGGAGTCGTGGTGCTTCGCCGGTGGGGTGTATCAAGTTCTGGGGCAGATAGGGAACTCAGTAGCACCGCCAATGGCCTATCGCGTGGCATGTGCAGTTGCAGATGCCCTACTGTGA
- a CDS encoding PilZ domain-containing protein yields the protein MILGTGPADARRWYRTLVHRVDQQTVWVEGAPPAAPRVQVEPGEEVTCHTWRYMDAAYQIHAKVAFARLDPEPLYGLAVRDLERIQKRAYVRVPVSAEAWAYYLGSATHHVDLDEAMEHPLHIDVRDLSAGGLRGRANLLLEPGDELEIDLALPRSEREIVPPTPQPSFSGKVIALPELSAPLSLRARVVRLIDTGIEPTLECEIGVAFLDMPRAAQERIIRFALDVQRERRRRGLL from the coding sequence GTGATCCTCGGGACGGGCCCGGCCGACGCCCGCCGCTGGTACCGCACGCTGGTGCATCGGGTGGACCAGCAGACCGTCTGGGTCGAGGGCGCGCCCCCAGCCGCGCCGCGCGTGCAAGTCGAGCCGGGCGAAGAGGTCACCTGCCACACCTGGCGCTACATGGACGCGGCCTACCAGATCCACGCGAAGGTGGCCTTCGCCCGGCTGGACCCGGAGCCGCTCTACGGGCTGGCGGTTCGTGACCTGGAGCGCATTCAGAAGCGCGCCTACGTGCGGGTGCCGGTCTCGGCCGAAGCCTGGGCCTACTACCTCGGCTCGGCCACCCACCACGTCGATCTGGACGAGGCGATGGAGCATCCGCTCCATATCGACGTTCGCGATCTGAGCGCCGGCGGCCTGCGTGGGCGGGCCAACCTGCTGCTGGAGCCCGGCGACGAGCTGGAGATCGACCTCGCGCTGCCACGTAGCGAGCGAGAGATCGTCCCGCCCACGCCGCAACCATCGTTCAGTGGGAAAGTCATCGCACTGCCGGAGCTGTCCGCGCCGCTCAGCCTGCGCGCCCGGGTGGTGCGCCTGATCGATACCGGAATCGAACCCACACTCGAATGCGAAATTGGCGTCGCCTTCCTGGACATGCCGCGCGCGGCGCAGGAGCGGATCATCCGCTTCGCGCTCGACGTCCAGCGTGAGCGCCGCCGTCGAGGTCTGCTGTAA
- a CDS encoding helix-turn-helix domain-containing protein: MDEDRLLTVRECAERLRVNPETVRRWLRSGRMRGVILGGDRSGWRVPQSELNRVARSGLDGSSGAD, translated from the coding sequence ATGGACGAAGATCGTCTGCTCACGGTACGGGAGTGTGCAGAGCGGCTGCGGGTCAATCCTGAAACGGTTCGACGATGGCTCCGCAGTGGCCGAATGCGAGGAGTGATTCTCGGAGGCGACCGGAGTGGATGGCGAGTTCCTCAGTCCGAGTTGAACCGAGTGGCGCGATCCGGCCTTGATGGTTCGAGCGGGGCCGACTAG